One genomic segment of Coffea arabica cultivar ET-39 chromosome 6e, Coffea Arabica ET-39 HiFi, whole genome shotgun sequence includes these proteins:
- the LOC113692343 gene encoding uncharacterized protein: MEALQPIVQLGPIVIRPRNEIVMHPKIYNNSSFYPWFKDCVGAIDGILISASAPLKRQHAFRSRKGEISQNVLVACDHDMRFTDIYTGIEGSTHDARVFQHAVPSPDSLFPMPPAGKYYLVDSAY, from the exons ATGGAGGCATTGCAACCTATTGTGCAGTTAGGCCCGATTGTCATAAGGCCGAGGAACGAGATTGTTATgcatcccaaaatatacaacaacaGCAGCTTCTATCCATGGTTTAAG GACTGTGTTGGTGCTATAGATGGCATTCTGATTTCTGCTTCTGCGCCACTGAAACGGCAACATGCTTTTCGTAGTAGAAAGGGTGAAATTTCACAGAATGTGCTAGTTGCTTGTGACCACGACATGCGTTTCACTGATATTTATACTGGCATTGAAGGGAGTACACATGACGCTAGAGTTTTTCAACATGCTGTCCCGTCCCCTGATTCTTTATTTCCAATGCCACCTGCAG GTAAATACTATCTTGTCGACTCGGCGTATTAG